One stretch of Tenacibaculum sp. MAR_2010_89 DNA includes these proteins:
- a CDS encoding AarF/ABC1/UbiB kinase family protein, with translation MKSIDNIPTSKIQRASKLITTGLKVGVNYAKYYGEKIVKSEEEAKENLNEANATDIYDGLKTLKGSALKVAQMLSMEKNILPSAYVEKFSLSQFSVPPLSPPLVVKTFKNYFKKSPLEVFDTFTAKSVNAASIGQVHKATKGSKNLAVKIQYPGVAESISSDLAMVKPIAIKMFNIKGEGSDEYFKEVENKLTEETNYVLELKQSKEIAEQCKNIPNLKFPNYYSEYSSEKILTMDWMEGVHLSEFTSKNNSVEVLNKIGQALWDFYMYQMHVLKKVHADPHPGNFLVSEKNELIVIDFGCMKEVPDSFYVPYFELAQKENIENSEFFESKLYELEILRDDDTDEEKKFFKSLFYEMLSLFTQPFHEEVFDFSDDVFFNRIAELGQKYAKSTELKKMNGNRGSKHFIYINRTFFGLYNLMHDLKANHIQINNFKSL, from the coding sequence ATGAAAAGTATAGATAACATTCCAACATCAAAAATTCAACGTGCTTCTAAATTAATTACTACTGGATTAAAAGTAGGAGTTAATTATGCTAAATACTATGGAGAGAAGATAGTAAAATCAGAAGAGGAGGCTAAGGAAAATTTAAATGAAGCTAATGCAACTGATATTTATGATGGATTAAAAACCTTAAAAGGATCAGCTTTAAAAGTAGCACAAATGTTAAGCATGGAAAAAAACATTTTACCAAGTGCTTATGTAGAAAAATTTTCGTTATCGCAATTTTCTGTTCCTCCATTATCGCCTCCTTTAGTTGTGAAAACCTTTAAAAATTATTTTAAAAAATCACCTTTAGAAGTTTTTGATACGTTTACTGCTAAATCAGTGAATGCAGCTAGTATAGGGCAGGTTCATAAAGCAACTAAAGGAAGTAAGAATTTGGCAGTTAAAATTCAATATCCTGGAGTGGCTGAAAGTATTTCTTCTGATTTAGCAATGGTGAAGCCAATAGCTATTAAAATGTTTAACATAAAAGGGGAAGGTTCAGATGAGTATTTTAAAGAGGTTGAAAATAAATTAACTGAAGAGACTAATTATGTATTAGAGCTTAAACAAAGCAAAGAAATTGCTGAACAGTGTAAGAATATACCAAATTTGAAATTTCCAAATTACTATTCTGAATATTCCTCAGAGAAAATTTTAACTATGGATTGGATGGAAGGAGTTCATTTATCTGAATTTACTTCAAAAAATAATTCTGTTGAAGTTTTAAATAAAATAGGACAAGCTTTGTGGGATTTTTATATGTATCAAATGCATGTTTTAAAAAAAGTACATGCAGATCCACATCCAGGTAATTTTTTAGTTTCAGAAAAAAATGAATTGATAGTAATTGATTTTGGGTGTATGAAAGAGGTTCCTGATAGTTTTTATGTACCCTATTTTGAATTAGCTCAAAAAGAGAATATAGAAAACTCTGAGTTTTTTGAAAGTAAGTTATATGAGCTTGAAATTTTAAGAGATGATGATACTGATGAAGAAAAGAAATTTTTTAAATCATTATTTTATGAAATGTTATCTCTTTTTACCCAACCTTTTCATGAAGAGGTATTTGATTTTTCAGATGACGTTTTTTTTAATAGAATAGCTGAGTTAGGTCAGAAATATGCTAAAAGCACTGAATTAAAAAAAATGAATGGTAATAGAGGTTCAAAGCATTTTATATATATAAACAGAACATTTTTTGGATTGTATAATTTAATGCATGATTTAAAAGCGAACCATATTCAAATTAATAACTTTAAAAGTTTATAA
- a CDS encoding flavin reductase family protein has translation MYLTRAYIDSLEHLYKINLINGVSGFKSANLIGTKSTKNITNVAVFSSVVHYGSAPPILGFVVRPTSVRRNTYDNIKETGYFTINHIHHDIIEDAHHTSAKYSSEISEFDKTNLKEEYLNDFYAPFVEGCPIKIGLKYIDEYYIKANGTILVLGEIIDLHINDSLIKEDGFIDLLEGNIAAINGLDAYTVPKIKTRLSYQRPKN, from the coding sequence ATGTATTTAACAAGGGCTTATATTGATAGTTTAGAGCATTTGTATAAAATTAACTTAATTAATGGTGTTTCTGGTTTTAAATCAGCGAATCTAATCGGTACTAAATCAACAAAAAATATAACTAATGTTGCAGTTTTTAGTTCAGTAGTTCATTACGGTTCAGCCCCACCAATACTAGGTTTCGTGGTTAGACCTACTTCTGTTAGGCGAAATACATATGATAATATTAAAGAAACAGGTTATTTTACAATAAATCATATTCATCATGATATTATTGAAGATGCACATCATACTTCTGCTAAATATTCATCAGAAATATCTGAATTCGATAAAACTAATTTAAAAGAAGAGTATTTGAATGATTTTTATGCTCCTTTTGTTGAAGGCTGTCCAATTAAAATTGGATTAAAATATATAGATGAGTATTATATAAAAGCAAATGGTACAATACTAGTTTTAGGAGAAATTATCGATTTGCATATTAATGATTCGCTAATAAAAGAAGATGGTTTTATCGATTTATTAGAAGGTAATATTGCAGCAATTAATGGATTGGATGCTTATACAGTTCCAAAAATAAAAACAAGGCTAAGTTATCAAAGACCTAAAAACTAA
- a CDS encoding SDR family oxidoreductase: MKILITGTTGYIAKRLIPSLLENNHSLVCCVRDLTRIPEDLKNKKQIEFLKIDFLNVEAVSVPMDIDVAYYLIHSMSTSSEKFEELEYTCAINFKSIIEKTICKQVIYLSGIVNDESLSKHLQSRFKVEQTLKSNNYGLTTFRAGIIVGSGSASFEIIRDLVEKLPVMVAPKWLKTKTQPIAIRDVLTYLNKALLEEKLYNGSYDIYGPEVLTYKQMLLQFAEARNFKRFILTLPVLTPKLSSYWLYFVTSTSFKLASSLVDSMKVEVIGKPSNINSIIKIEPISYKEAVNKAFAKVAQNSVISSWKDAMISGVFNKQLGQYINVPQYGCFKDVRSKEIVNEKQTLDKIWSIGGENGWYTFNFLWKIRGYVDKLFGGVGLRRGRRHKTDLVAGDALDFWRVLLVDKEEKRLLLFAEMKLPGEAWLEFKIVKGKLYQRAVFRPQGVLGRLYWYSVLPFHAFVFQGMLNHLVKK, from the coding sequence ATGAAAATACTTATTACAGGCACTACAGGTTACATAGCAAAACGTTTAATTCCTAGTTTACTAGAAAATAATCACAGTTTAGTTTGTTGTGTTCGCGATTTAACTAGAATTCCAGAGGATTTAAAGAATAAAAAGCAAATAGAATTTCTTAAAATAGATTTTTTAAATGTAGAAGCTGTTAGCGTTCCTATGGATATTGATGTAGCATATTATTTAATACACTCTATGTCTACAAGTAGTGAGAAGTTTGAAGAGTTAGAATATACATGTGCTATAAATTTTAAATCTATAATAGAAAAAACTATTTGTAAGCAAGTAATTTATTTAAGCGGTATTGTTAATGATGAATCATTGTCAAAGCATTTACAGTCTCGTTTTAAGGTAGAACAAACTTTAAAATCTAATAACTATGGACTAACAACATTTAGAGCAGGAATTATTGTAGGTAGTGGTAGTGCTTCATTTGAAATAATACGTGATTTAGTAGAGAAGTTACCGGTTATGGTTGCTCCAAAATGGCTAAAAACTAAAACGCAACCAATTGCAATAAGAGATGTTTTAACATATTTAAATAAAGCTTTGTTAGAGGAGAAGTTATATAATGGTTCTTATGATATTTATGGACCTGAAGTACTCACTTATAAACAGATGCTACTACAGTTTGCTGAAGCTAGAAACTTTAAAAGGTTTATTTTAACCTTACCAGTTTTAACTCCTAAATTATCTTCTTATTGGTTGTATTTCGTTACGTCTACCTCATTTAAATTAGCTAGCTCTTTAGTAGACAGTATGAAAGTAGAGGTAATAGGAAAACCTTCTAATATTAATTCTATAATAAAAATTGAACCTATTTCTTATAAGGAAGCAGTTAATAAAGCCTTTGCTAAAGTAGCCCAAAATTCAGTTATATCTAGCTGGAAAGACGCAATGATAAGTGGGGTTTTTAATAAACAATTAGGGCAATATATTAATGTACCACAGTATGGTTGTTTTAAAGATGTAAGAAGTAAAGAAATAGTAAATGAAAAGCAAACTTTAGATAAAATATGGAGTATTGGAGGAGAAAATGGTTGGTATACATTCAACTTCTTATGGAAAATAAGAGGATATGTAGATAAGTTATTTGGAGGAGTTGGATTAAGAAGAGGTAGAAGGCATAAAACAGATTTAGTTGCTGGTGATGCACTAGATTTTTGGAGGGTTCTTTTAGTTGATAAGGAAGAAAAAAGATTACTACTGTTTGCTGAAATGAAACTTCCTGGTGAAGCTTGGTTAGAGTTCAAAATAGTAAAAGGAAAGTTGTATCAAAGAGCTGTTTTTAGGCCTCAAGGTGTATTAGGAAGGTTGTATTGGTATAGTGTTTTGCCTTTTCATGCTTTTGTTTTTCAGGGTATGTTAAATCATTTAGTGAAAAAATAA
- a CDS encoding DUF2256 domain-containing protein has product MKGVKKQHLPFKTCLVCKLPFSWRKKWEKNWDTVKYCSKKCRKNSKNVL; this is encoded by the coding sequence GTGAAAGGCGTAAAGAAACAGCATCTTCCTTTTAAAACATGTTTAGTGTGTAAATTACCTTTTTCATGGAGAAAGAAATGGGAAAAAAATTGGGATACTGTTAAATACTGTAGTAAAAAATGCAGAAAAAACTCAAAAAATGTACTTTAG
- a CDS encoding DASH family cryptochrome, translating to MQKKLKKCTLVWFRNDLRLHDNKVLDEAIKKKLPIIGMFLFNNESNLNKAFGYRKVGKFRLKFLAETVLCIQNKLKKYNIPLFIYNNSVKEVFFELNKHFEIVNLFFQKNWTQEELNEEEKVIVHLSKKTIVKPIFNQFLFDVDDVMNLFSELPRSFSSFRKKIEKHCDVPKLLNYKIPLQDKIDVMLGETLEFFQATNYEPKYKKQTAFPFEGGEDEAIKRVNDYFFKTKNLTVYKKTRNQLLGINYSSKFSAWLANGSLSPRFIYWKIKEFENKIIANESTYWLFFELLWREFFKYVSMKHGNLIFKKEGIQNKKVNTKIDNKVIKNWVEGNTSDDFVNSNMLELKRTGWMSNRGRQNTASFFIHDLKQDWRIGVAYFESLLLDYDVHSNYGNWMYIAGVGNNLRNSPFDVKKQAIFYDPEGEYRKKWLKS from the coding sequence ATGCAGAAAAAACTCAAAAAATGTACTTTAGTATGGTTTAGAAATGATCTTAGACTTCATGATAATAAAGTTTTAGATGAAGCTATAAAAAAGAAACTTCCAATAATTGGCATGTTTCTATTTAATAATGAAAGTAACTTAAACAAAGCATTCGGATATAGAAAGGTTGGCAAATTCCGTTTAAAATTCCTAGCAGAAACAGTATTATGTATTCAAAATAAGTTGAAAAAATATAATATACCATTGTTTATTTATAATAACTCTGTTAAAGAAGTTTTTTTTGAATTAAATAAACATTTTGAAATAGTAAATCTATTTTTTCAAAAAAATTGGACTCAGGAAGAATTAAATGAAGAAGAAAAAGTTATAGTTCATTTATCAAAAAAGACAATTGTTAAGCCAATTTTTAATCAATTTTTATTTGATGTAGATGATGTAATGAATTTGTTTTCTGAACTTCCTAGATCATTTAGTAGCTTTAGAAAGAAAATTGAAAAACATTGCGATGTTCCTAAACTATTGAATTATAAAATACCTCTTCAAGATAAAATAGATGTAATGTTAGGGGAGACTTTAGAGTTTTTTCAAGCAACAAATTATGAGCCTAAATATAAAAAACAAACAGCATTCCCCTTTGAAGGTGGAGAGGATGAGGCTATTAAAAGAGTAAATGATTATTTCTTTAAAACTAAAAATTTAACAGTTTATAAAAAAACAAGAAATCAATTATTGGGTATTAATTATAGCTCTAAATTTTCTGCATGGCTGGCTAATGGCTCTCTTTCTCCAAGATTTATTTATTGGAAAATTAAAGAGTTTGAAAATAAAATTATAGCTAACGAATCTACGTATTGGTTGTTTTTTGAGCTTTTATGGAGAGAGTTTTTTAAGTACGTATCTATGAAGCATGGTAATTTAATTTTCAAAAAAGAAGGTATTCAAAATAAAAAAGTTAATACTAAAATAGATAATAAAGTAATAAAGAATTGGGTAGAAGGTAATACATCGGATGATTTTGTTAATTCAAATATGTTAGAATTAAAGCGAACAGGGTGGATGAGTAACAGGGGGAGACAAAATACAGCTTCATTTTTTATTCATGACTTAAAACAAGATTGGCGAATAGGTGTAGCATATTTTGAAAGCCTATTACTAGATTATGATGTACATAGTAATTATGGGAACTGGATGTATATAGCTGGGGTTGGTAATAATTTAAGAAACAGCCCTTTTGATGTAAAAAAACAGGCAATATTTTATGATCCAGAAGGAGAATACAGAAAAAAATGGTTAAAGAGTTAA
- a CDS encoding cryptochrome/photolyase family protein — protein sequence MKTLRLILGDQLNIKHSWFKEVNDNVLYCMFETKQEASYVKHHIQKIVGFLGAMRDFSVKLNEKRHSLIYFKINDENNFHDFKNNILQLIEKEDIKHFEYQYPDEYRLNEELETLASSLPISTSVLSSEHFYTEREELTVFF from the coding sequence TTGAAAACATTAAGACTAATATTAGGAGATCAGCTGAACATAAAGCATTCTTGGTTTAAAGAAGTAAACGATAATGTGTTGTATTGCATGTTTGAAACAAAGCAAGAAGCTAGTTATGTTAAGCATCACATTCAAAAAATAGTTGGTTTTTTGGGGGCTATGAGAGATTTTTCTGTTAAGTTAAATGAAAAGAGACATAGCTTGATATACTTTAAAATAAATGATGAAAATAACTTTCATGATTTTAAAAATAACATACTACAATTAATAGAAAAGGAAGATATTAAACATTTCGAATACCAATATCCAGATGAGTATAGGTTAAATGAAGAATTAGAAACATTAGCTTCTAGCTTACCTATAAGTACATCTGTACTTTCTTCTGAACATTTTTATACAGAAAGAGAAGAGCTAACTGTTTTTTTTTAA
- a CDS encoding cryptochrome/photolyase family protein, translated as MESFYQYMRKKHQVLIENDKPVGGKWNFDKSNRKKWKEESLIPIPYDIKHDVTKIVAEVKRAGVKTFGTINERYFDYPLNRDEAIGQLNYFVKELLPLFGDYQDAMHVNEVYLYHSKLSFALNIKLITPKEVVKKVETSYYNDEAISISQAEGFIRQILGWREFMRGMYWKLMPNFKKTNFFEHKNKLPDFFWTGNTKINCVKNCLKNSLNNSYAHHIQRLMVLGNLALLLEVDPEEVDKWYLGVYIDAIEWVQLPNTRGMSQYADGGIIATKPYISSANYIDKMSNYCLDCSYNKKDKTSVNACPFNSLYWNFLASKQEKLQKNRRMFMMFNLLNKMDLKLLESVKSRAKSIINEPDNY; from the coding sequence ATGGAGTCTTTTTATCAATATATGCGAAAAAAACATCAAGTTTTAATTGAAAATGACAAACCTGTAGGAGGAAAATGGAATTTTGATAAAAGTAACAGAAAAAAGTGGAAAGAAGAAAGCCTTATTCCTATACCATATGATATAAAACACGATGTAACAAAAATTGTAGCAGAAGTTAAAAGAGCTGGAGTCAAAACATTTGGTACTATTAATGAAAGGTATTTTGATTATCCGTTAAATAGAGATGAGGCCATTGGGCAGCTAAATTATTTTGTTAAAGAGTTGCTACCTTTATTTGGAGATTATCAAGATGCTATGCATGTTAATGAAGTGTATCTTTATCATTCAAAGTTGTCATTTGCTTTAAATATAAAATTAATAACTCCAAAGGAGGTTGTTAAAAAAGTTGAGACATCATATTATAATGATGAAGCTATAAGTATATCACAAGCTGAAGGTTTTATTCGTCAAATTTTAGGATGGAGAGAGTTTATGAGAGGTATGTATTGGAAGTTAATGCCTAATTTTAAAAAGACTAATTTTTTTGAACATAAAAATAAGTTACCTGATTTTTTTTGGACAGGGAATACTAAAATAAATTGTGTTAAAAATTGCTTGAAAAATTCATTAAACAATTCATATGCACATCATATTCAAAGATTAATGGTTTTAGGAAACTTGGCTTTATTATTAGAGGTAGATCCTGAAGAAGTAGATAAATGGTACTTAGGAGTATATATTGATGCTATAGAATGGGTACAATTACCAAACACAAGAGGGATGAGTCAATATGCTGATGGAGGAATCATAGCTACAAAACCTTACATTTCTAGTGCGAATTATATTGATAAAATGAGTAATTATTGTTTAGACTGTAGTTATAATAAAAAAGATAAAACTTCTGTTAACGCATGCCCTTTTAATAGCTTGTATTGGAACTTTTTAGCTTCAAAACAAGAAAAGTTGCAAAAAAATAGAAGAATGTTTATGATGTTTAATCTTTTAAACAAGATGGATTTAAAGCTTCTAGAATCAGTTAAATCAAGGGCTAAGAGTATAATTAATGAACCAGATAACTATTGA
- a CDS encoding cryptochrome/deoxyribodipyrimidine photo-lyase family protein, giving the protein MIKEEKIAVVWFKRDLRLHDNEAVFNAIQSGNKVLLLYVFEPILLNDPHYSERHWNFIKESIYDINKELEKLNTKVLVVQSEILPVFSYLSSQKKIKSVFSHQETGILKTYNRDKTFKRFCRNNSIDWIENINNGVFRGRSDRTKWKEDWESYMQSNQFLFNPKSQNNFVNQEEIESLEKNLDKLSLETNKNTSFQFGGRSTGIKYLNSFFNERYVNYSKHISKPNEARKSCSRLSPYIAWGNLSVREVFQYAQGYRIKAKNKIAIDAFTSRLRWQAHFIQKFEMECIMESESLNKGFHKLKKEISEKYQKAWINGLTGVPFIDASMRCLIETGYINFRMRAMLVSFFIHNLWQPWQDASKYLSKIFLDFEPGIHFPQLQMQAGETGINTIRIYNPIKNGLEHDSDAKFITKWVPELEQLPVRFRHEPYKLTTLEQKLYNFNLGVNYPKPIVNISSTRRKASDVIWNMRKDKDVIEESIRILNKHIVK; this is encoded by the coding sequence ATGATCAAAGAAGAAAAAATAGCAGTTGTTTGGTTTAAAAGAGACCTTAGATTACATGATAATGAAGCAGTTTTTAATGCAATTCAGTCAGGTAATAAAGTGTTGCTTTTATATGTATTTGAACCAATTCTTTTAAATGATCCTCATTATTCGGAAAGACACTGGAACTTTATTAAAGAATCTATTTATGATATAAATAAAGAATTAGAAAAGCTAAATACAAAAGTTTTAGTTGTACAATCAGAAATACTTCCAGTTTTTAGTTATTTATCATCACAAAAAAAAATAAAATCTGTTTTCTCTCATCAAGAAACAGGCATCCTAAAAACATATAATAGAGATAAAACTTTTAAGCGATTTTGTAGGAATAATTCAATTGATTGGATAGAGAATATTAATAATGGTGTATTTAGAGGAAGATCTGATAGAACTAAATGGAAAGAGGATTGGGAGTCTTATATGCAATCTAACCAGTTTCTATTTAATCCAAAGTCTCAAAATAATTTTGTTAATCAAGAAGAAATAGAATCTTTAGAAAAGAATTTAGATAAGTTATCATTAGAAACAAATAAAAACACTTCATTTCAATTTGGAGGAAGATCAACAGGGATTAAATATTTAAATTCTTTTTTTAATGAACGTTATGTTAATTATTCTAAACATATATCAAAACCTAATGAAGCAAGAAAAAGTTGTAGTAGACTTTCTCCATACATAGCTTGGGGAAACTTATCAGTTAGAGAAGTTTTTCAATATGCACAAGGGTATAGAATAAAAGCAAAAAATAAAATAGCTATTGATGCATTTACCTCACGACTAAGATGGCAAGCACATTTTATTCAAAAGTTTGAAATGGAATGTATTATGGAAAGTGAAAGTTTAAATAAAGGGTTTCATAAATTAAAAAAAGAAATTTCTGAAAAATACCAAAAAGCTTGGATAAATGGATTAACTGGAGTTCCTTTTATTGATGCATCAATGCGTTGTTTAATAGAAACGGGATATATAAATTTCAGAATGCGAGCAATGCTAGTATCCTTTTTCATTCATAATTTATGGCAACCATGGCAAGATGCTTCTAAATATCTTTCAAAAATATTTTTAGACTTTGAACCTGGAATTCATTTTCCTCAATTACAAATGCAAGCTGGTGAAACAGGAATCAATACTATTAGGATTTATAATCCTATAAAAAATGGTTTAGAACATGATTCAGATGCTAAATTTATTACAAAATGGGTTCCAGAACTTGAACAACTACCTGTAAGGTTTAGGCATGAACCTTATAAATTAACAACCTTAGAGCAAAAGTTATACAATTTTAACCTAGGTGTAAATTATCCAAAACCTATAGTAAATATATCATCTACTAGAAGGAAAGCATCAGATGTTATATGGAATATGAGAAAAGATAAAGATGTAATAGAAGAAAGTATTCGAATATTAAATAAACATATAGTTAAGTAA